Proteins co-encoded in one Halorussus vallis genomic window:
- a CDS encoding NAD(P)/FAD-dependent oxidoreductase produces MSPNVSVAVVGGGAVGVTAAYDLARRGAAVTLFERGEIGGTHASTGRAAGVLYDAFAAPEDARVGDRAIERFREFSGEGDFEFREAPYVWFAREGDERRAEAVRRQVPRMTAQDREVALVDRETLRERFPRVEWADVGVAAVAENAGCAIPSTYAELLAAKAREVGARLLTGVEAAVERNPLRIGRRSAADPERASDAAGPAGGTAAEFAEYEAFDAVVVAAGAHTKRLLAAAGVPIPLKPYRVQALTAAYGGDLPMVYDATGGYYLRPHPAGLLAGDGTEEVESDPDDWKRAADRDFREVTRERLAYRLDGFEGPVRKSWAGLCTATPDRDPLLGELREGLYVAAGWQGHGFMRAPALGEAVAECVLGENPVPEFDPTRFAGDEEFDVVEGMGVE; encoded by the coding sequence GTGAGTCCGAACGTCTCCGTCGCCGTCGTCGGCGGCGGCGCGGTCGGCGTCACCGCCGCCTACGACCTCGCGCGGCGCGGCGCCGCGGTCACCCTCTTCGAGCGGGGCGAGATCGGCGGAACTCACGCGTCGACCGGCCGGGCGGCAGGCGTCCTCTACGACGCCTTCGCCGCGCCCGAGGACGCCCGGGTCGGCGACCGGGCCATCGAGCGCTTCCGCGAGTTCTCCGGCGAGGGCGACTTCGAGTTCCGCGAAGCGCCGTACGTCTGGTTCGCCCGCGAGGGCGACGAGCGACGCGCCGAGGCCGTCCGCCGGCAGGTGCCTCGGATGACGGCCCAGGACCGCGAGGTGGCGCTGGTCGACCGCGAGACGCTCCGCGAGCGGTTCCCGCGGGTCGAGTGGGCCGACGTCGGGGTGGCCGCGGTGGCCGAGAACGCCGGATGTGCGATTCCCTCGACCTACGCCGAACTGCTGGCGGCGAAGGCCCGCGAGGTGGGCGCGCGACTCCTGACCGGCGTCGAGGCCGCCGTCGAGCGCAATCCGCTCCGGATCGGCCGCCGGTCGGCGGCCGACCCGGAGCGGGCGAGCGACGCGGCGGGGCCGGCCGGCGGAACCGCCGCCGAGTTCGCGGAGTACGAGGCGTTCGACGCGGTGGTCGTCGCCGCGGGCGCCCACACCAAGCGACTGCTCGCCGCCGCGGGCGTCCCGATTCCGCTCAAGCCCTACCGGGTGCAGGCGCTCACCGCGGCCTACGGCGGGGACCTGCCGATGGTGTACGACGCGACCGGCGGCTACTACCTCCGGCCCCACCCGGCCGGCCTGCTGGCGGGCGACGGCACCGAGGAGGTCGAGAGCGACCCGGACGACTGGAAACGCGCGGCCGACCGGGACTTCCGCGAGGTGACCCGCGAGCGACTGGCCTACCGACTCGACGGCTTCGAGGGACCGGTCCGGAAGTCGTGGGCCGGCCTCTGCACCGCGACGCCGGACCGCGACCCGCTACTGGGCGAACTCCGGGAGGGCCTCTACGTCGCGGCGGGGTGGCAGGGCCACGGGTTCATGCGCGCGCCGGCGCTCGGCGAGGCGGTCGCCGAGTGCGTGCTCGGCGAGAACCCGGTGCCCGAGTTCGACCCGACCCGGTTCGCCGGCGACGAGGAGTTCGACGTCGTCGAAGGGATGGGAGTCGAGTAA
- a CDS encoding creatininase family protein has translation MRRNSLHEHTTATAADAFAETEVALIPTGSVEQHGPALPLGTDFLAAEAVTERVADREDVVVLPTVPVGVSAHHRQFHGSLWTDPDTFADYVADIVASVASHGVRKTVIVNGHGGNSDALRRAARRLRDDEVAFATPWNWWSNLDALVEDLLDTSLGHADAVETSAMLAAAPDLVREAALEDAEENGADSWGKTVRGAPVGFDAVDFTESGAVGDPTEGTAEIGEKLLDAAGDDLAALVDWLAERDLAALWPREHK, from the coding sequence ATGCGACGGAACTCTCTCCACGAACACACCACGGCGACCGCGGCCGACGCGTTCGCCGAAACCGAGGTCGCCCTCATCCCGACGGGGAGCGTCGAACAGCACGGCCCGGCCCTGCCGCTCGGAACCGACTTCCTCGCGGCCGAGGCCGTCACCGAGCGAGTCGCCGACCGCGAGGACGTGGTGGTGCTCCCCACCGTCCCGGTCGGCGTCAGCGCCCACCACCGGCAGTTCCACGGGTCGCTGTGGACCGACCCCGACACGTTCGCCGACTACGTCGCGGACATCGTCGCGAGCGTCGCCTCCCACGGCGTCCGGAAGACCGTGATCGTCAACGGCCACGGCGGCAATTCCGACGCACTCCGGCGGGCGGCCCGGCGACTCCGCGACGACGAGGTCGCGTTCGCGACGCCGTGGAACTGGTGGTCGAACCTCGACGCGCTCGTCGAGGACCTGCTCGACACCTCGCTCGGCCACGCCGACGCGGTGGAGACGAGCGCGATGCTCGCGGCCGCGCCGGACCTCGTGCGTGAGGCCGCGCTCGAAGACGCCGAGGAGAACGGCGCCGACTCGTGGGGCAAGACCGTCCGCGGCGCGCCGGTCGGCTTCGACGCTGTCGATTTCACCGAGAGCGGCGCGGTCGGCGACCCCACCGAGGGAACCGCCGAAATCGGCGAGAAACTGCTCGACGCCGCGGGCGACGACCTCGCGGCGCTAGTCGACTGGCTGGCCGAGCGCGACCTGGCGGCCCTCTGGCCGCGGGAGCACAAGTGA
- a CDS encoding DUF7388 family protein → MLTTGKTLAATGLDAAALKPAECDVSRAAELPFETITVDYEGREHLPDRDVLESLARTKEVRLTAPVRADGFDPLGDDALYAEVPASVGLVAVAGHAAYLDAEERKRAVAGRLRAAVERDPTAWVGTEGVERLAMATGATQFELLSRTTGRDLRALRAAGFDGKIAVYAPTVLTDDEDAVLDAVGAYAARRGPVRSALPDGAATGAAATGRAREVLSAATRDYALVGTPERVGERVAALKEAGADIVVGYPARGIEEFVA, encoded by the coding sequence ATGTTGACCACTGGAAAGACTCTCGCCGCGACCGGACTGGACGCCGCCGCGCTCAAACCCGCCGAGTGCGACGTCTCGCGGGCGGCCGAACTGCCCTTCGAGACGATTACCGTCGATTACGAGGGTCGCGAACACCTCCCCGACCGGGACGTGCTGGAGTCGCTCGCCCGGACCAAGGAGGTTAGACTCACCGCGCCCGTCCGGGCCGACGGCTTCGACCCCCTCGGGGACGACGCGCTCTACGCAGAGGTGCCCGCGAGCGTCGGCCTCGTCGCGGTGGCGGGCCACGCCGCCTACCTCGACGCCGAGGAGCGAAAGCGGGCGGTCGCGGGTCGCCTCCGGGCGGCCGTCGAGCGCGACCCCACCGCCTGGGTCGGCACCGAGGGCGTCGAGCGCCTCGCGATGGCGACCGGCGCGACCCAGTTCGAACTCCTCTCGCGGACCACCGGCCGCGACCTCCGGGCGCTCCGCGCCGCCGGCTTCGACGGCAAAATCGCGGTGTACGCGCCTACGGTCCTCACCGACGACGAGGACGCGGTGCTGGACGCCGTGGGCGCCTACGCCGCCCGCCGCGGTCCCGTCCGGTCGGCGCTCCCTGACGGCGCGGCGACCGGCGCTGCCGCGACGGGACGCGCCCGCGAGGTGCTGTCGGCGGCCACCCGTGACTACGCGCTGGTCGGCACGCCCGAACGGGTCGGCGAGCGGGTCGCGGCGCTGAAGGAAGCAGGTGCCGACATCGTGGTCGGCTACCCCGCCCGCGGCATCGAGGAGTTCGTCGCCTGA
- a CDS encoding NUDIX hydrolase: MELGRVAEHVPREVTDERRDAAVLAPVVERDGEDHLLFTKRADHLGEHAGQMSFPGGGREPSDADLEATALREAEEEIGLRAEEAEVVGRLDDIRTTTGYAVTPYVARVPDREYTPDEREVAEIAVLPVSGFLDPENYENERREHPRYGEAVVHFFHVGGYTVWGATGRILVQLLELTTDWRAPEKIDRVVDPDADVRGG, encoded by the coding sequence ATGGAACTGGGCCGGGTCGCCGAACACGTTCCGCGAGAGGTCACCGACGAGCGGCGCGACGCCGCCGTGCTGGCCCCCGTGGTCGAACGCGACGGCGAGGACCACCTCCTGTTCACCAAGCGCGCCGACCACCTGGGCGAACACGCCGGCCAGATGAGCTTTCCCGGCGGCGGCCGCGAACCGAGCGACGCGGACCTGGAGGCGACCGCGCTCCGGGAGGCCGAGGAGGAGATCGGCCTCCGGGCCGAGGAGGCGGAGGTCGTCGGCCGCCTCGACGACATCCGGACCACCACGGGCTACGCCGTCACGCCCTACGTCGCCCGGGTTCCCGACCGCGAGTACACGCCCGACGAGCGCGAGGTCGCCGAAATCGCGGTCCTTCCGGTTTCGGGGTTCCTCGACCCCGAGAACTACGAGAACGAGCGCCGCGAACACCCCCGCTACGGCGAGGCGGTCGTCCACTTCTTCCACGTCGGCGGCTACACCGTCTGGGGCGCGACGGGCCGGATTCTGGTGCAGTTGTTGGAACTGACCACCGACTGGCGCGCGCCCGAGAAGATAGACCGCGTGGTGGACCCCGACGCCGACGTTCGGGGCGGATAG
- a CDS encoding DUF7109 family protein, producing MADTTDELAGVVDLFGALTHDELEQALVELAFKQGKDVNREAFAAEIERAVEGYYLVEYDLDEGGEVSTDGGGQSPSADGEPTETLLVAGPTAFPSVPENGPDLPHIMDVPDREVDREILGSSVEARLHEESRTVAAAGDAERARELLDASYDLEAWAPVEADRVRETLDRAFE from the coding sequence ATGGCCGACACGACCGACGAACTCGCCGGAGTGGTGGACCTCTTCGGCGCGCTCACCCACGACGAACTGGAGCAGGCGCTGGTGGAACTCGCGTTCAAGCAGGGCAAAGACGTGAACCGCGAGGCGTTCGCCGCCGAGATCGAGCGCGCGGTCGAGGGCTACTACCTGGTGGAGTACGACCTTGACGAGGGCGGCGAGGTGAGCACCGACGGTGGCGGGCAATCGCCCTCCGCCGACGGCGAACCAACAGAAACGCTGCTGGTCGCCGGCCCGACGGCGTTCCCGTCGGTTCCCGAGAACGGCCCTGACCTCCCCCACATCATGGACGTGCCCGACCGCGAGGTGGACCGCGAAATACTGGGGTCGTCGGTCGAAGCGCGCCTGCACGAGGAGAGTCGAACCGTCGCCGCCGCGGGCGACGCCGAGCGCGCCCGGGAACTGCTGGATGCGAGCTACGACCTCGAAGCGTGGGCACCCGTCGAGGCCGACCGCGTGCGCGAGACGCTCGACCGGGCGTTCGAGTAG
- a CDS encoding helix-turn-helix domain-containing protein, which yields MTLIADFYLETPVLQATLAAAPDADISIEQQTSRGPKPFAIAFWVSGTDFETFEVALADDPTVSDAHVLAEVDDQRLYQVELTAEGETLMTYNSWADLGGVFVSSERSGNGWRARIRFPDRESLREYAEFCREHGLRFELRQLYSAGGRGSETFGLTDRQYETLRTATEMGYFSIPREAELEDLAEVLGVSRQAISERLRRATQALVRATIYDEVPDAEAERENEEEE from the coding sequence ATGACGCTCATCGCCGACTTCTACCTCGAAACCCCGGTGTTACAGGCGACGTTGGCGGCCGCTCCCGACGCCGACATCTCCATCGAACAGCAGACGTCGCGGGGGCCCAAGCCGTTCGCCATCGCGTTCTGGGTCTCCGGGACCGACTTCGAGACGTTCGAGGTGGCGCTCGCCGACGACCCGACGGTCAGCGACGCCCACGTGCTCGCGGAGGTCGACGACCAGCGCCTCTACCAGGTCGAACTCACCGCCGAGGGCGAGACGCTCATGACCTACAACAGTTGGGCCGACCTCGGCGGCGTGTTCGTCTCCTCCGAGCGGTCGGGAAACGGCTGGCGCGCGCGGATTCGGTTCCCCGACCGGGAGAGCCTGCGCGAGTACGCCGAGTTCTGCCGCGAACACGGACTCAGGTTCGAACTCCGACAGCTCTACAGCGCGGGCGGTCGGGGCAGCGAGACGTTCGGGCTGACCGACCGTCAGTACGAGACGCTCCGGACCGCGACCGAGATGGGCTATTTCTCGATTCCCCGCGAGGCAGAACTGGAGGACCTCGCGGAAGTGCTCGGCGTCTCCCGGCAGGCCATCTCCGAGCGACTCAGGCGGGCTACCCAGGCGCTCGTCAGGGCGACCATCTACGACGAGGTCCCGGACGCGGAGGCCGAGCGCGAGAACGAAGAGGAGGAGTGA
- a CDS encoding DUF7344 domain-containing protein, which yields MVGGSLGATPSERIDSACSLLAHSRRRVVLYALRGCETVAVDELVDAILRDEGTTAATDQKRERVLTSLYHKHLPKLADAGVIDYDFEDGTVAPAGMERLEPLLGTVLRHETSVEPGSLGFGDSGYGLS from the coding sequence ATGGTAGGTGGAAGCTTAGGTGCGACCCCGAGCGAACGTATCGACTCCGCATGTTCTCTGCTGGCCCACTCGCGTCGCCGCGTCGTCCTCTACGCTCTGCGGGGGTGCGAGACGGTGGCCGTCGACGAACTCGTCGACGCGATACTTCGGGACGAGGGAACGACGGCGGCGACCGACCAGAAGCGAGAGCGAGTCCTCACGTCGCTGTACCACAAACACCTCCCCAAACTCGCCGACGCGGGCGTGATAGATTACGACTTCGAGGACGGAACGGTGGCTCCGGCCGGGATGGAACGCCTCGAACCGCTTCTGGGGACCGTGCTGCGCCACGAGACGAGCGTCGAACCGGGGTCGCTGGGGTTCGGCGACTCGGGGTACGGACTGTCGTAG
- a CDS encoding helix-turn-helix domain-containing protein has product MSVILEFSVDGDAFALGQVLSGPADLRFELERIVPTGDAVMPFVWVTGTGFEQLEQEVRNSDRVREVRALDKVGDSALYRIEWDEPHEGLIEGIAEAEATVLEARGNENGRGRWTFRLRFNDHDRLSQFYNFCTENDVPLHIERTYTLTEDTERGKRFGLSQEQREALVLALKRGYFDSPSRASLGDLADELGISQQALSDRIRRGNETILRRVLLSSVSDFE; this is encoded by the coding sequence ATGAGCGTCATCCTCGAGTTCTCCGTGGACGGCGACGCGTTCGCGCTCGGGCAGGTGTTGTCCGGGCCGGCCGACCTGCGGTTCGAACTCGAACGCATCGTCCCGACCGGTGACGCCGTCATGCCGTTCGTCTGGGTCACCGGCACGGGTTTCGAACAGTTGGAGCAGGAAGTGCGCAACAGCGACCGGGTCAGGGAGGTCCGCGCCCTCGACAAGGTGGGCGACAGCGCGCTCTACCGAATCGAGTGGGACGAACCCCACGAGGGACTCATCGAGGGCATCGCGGAGGCCGAAGCGACGGTCCTCGAGGCCCGCGGGAACGAGAACGGTCGGGGCCGGTGGACGTTCCGACTCCGGTTCAACGACCACGACAGGCTCTCGCAGTTCTACAACTTCTGCACCGAGAACGACGTGCCGCTCCACATCGAACGGACGTACACCCTGACCGAGGACACCGAGCGTGGCAAGCGCTTCGGCCTCTCCCAGGAACAGCGCGAGGCGCTGGTGTTGGCGCTCAAGCGGGGCTACTTCGACTCGCCCAGTCGGGCGAGCCTCGGCGACCTCGCCGACGAACTCGGCATCTCCCAGCAGGCGCTCTCGGACCGGATTCGACGGGGGAACGAGACGATCCTTCGGCGCGTGTTGCTCTCGTCGGTTTCGGACTTCGAGTGA
- a CDS encoding DUF7344 domain-containing protein, which translates to MSDTLDELLSALADDDRRRVLGYFYDTSEDVATVDELAAYLADGSRSAAPAEPDPIRSAGRGRFASRLHHSVLPKLADEGAVEYDPRSETVRYRGGPVLERLLERAADVGDEGTERVASDGAGGERRE; encoded by the coding sequence GTGTCGGATACGCTCGACGAACTGCTGTCGGCGCTCGCCGACGACGACCGGCGGCGCGTGCTGGGCTACTTCTACGACACCTCGGAGGACGTGGCGACGGTGGACGAACTCGCGGCCTACCTCGCCGACGGGTCGCGGTCGGCGGCGCCGGCGGAGCCGGACCCGATTCGGTCGGCCGGGCGGGGGCGTTTCGCCTCCCGGCTTCACCACTCGGTGCTGCCGAAACTGGCCGACGAGGGCGCCGTCGAGTACGACCCTCGAAGCGAGACGGTCCGCTACCGGGGCGGGCCGGTGTTAGAGCGGTTGCTGGAGCGCGCCGCCGACGTGGGCGACGAAGGGACGGAGCGCGTCGCGAGCGACGGGGCCGGCGGAGAGCGACGCGAGTGA
- a CDS encoding amidohydrolase family protein — translation MLELEHRFRVVDVHARLNADAGGVQTRGRAISPDRLEREMHQAGVVRSVVFPGPRREDNYVSANNAVARRSVDRPFLAFARINGPRDPGGAASSRLRNLAARRQEYHTSPGDVEQYAYDDRFHGFKLDPVQDGLPDDEVLDELESVGLPVLVHAGEGYSPEAAAETLLSRSFPVVLAHFGGHPLNRDLMTDAIDLLERHDECYLDTSYVRYRDLLERAVMEHPDRVLFGSGAPSSHPNVAVMEILTLDVPEDAMRKVFDKNPSRVVPGLSAEGE, via the coding sequence ATGCTGGAGTTGGAGCACAGATTTCGGGTGGTAGACGTACACGCGCGGTTGAACGCCGACGCCGGCGGCGTCCAGACGCGCGGTCGGGCGATCAGTCCCGACAGATTGGAGCGGGAGATGCACCAGGCGGGGGTGGTTCGGTCGGTGGTCTTCCCCGGGCCGCGCCGGGAGGACAACTACGTGAGCGCGAACAACGCCGTCGCGCGCCGGAGCGTCGACCGGCCGTTCCTGGCGTTCGCCCGCATCAACGGGCCGCGCGACCCCGGCGGGGCCGCCTCCTCGCGCCTGCGCAACCTCGCCGCCCGCCGCCAGGAGTACCACACCTCGCCCGGCGACGTCGAGCAGTACGCCTACGACGACCGGTTCCACGGGTTCAAACTCGACCCGGTCCAGGACGGCCTGCCCGACGACGAGGTGCTCGACGAACTCGAATCGGTCGGCCTCCCGGTCCTCGTCCACGCCGGCGAGGGCTACTCGCCCGAGGCGGCGGCCGAGACGCTGCTCTCCCGGTCGTTCCCGGTCGTGCTCGCGCACTTCGGCGGCCACCCGCTGAACCGCGACCTGATGACCGACGCCATCGACCTGCTGGAGCGCCACGACGAGTGCTACCTCGACACCAGTTACGTCCGCTACCGCGACCTGCTGGAGCGGGCGGTGATGGAACACCCCGACCGGGTGCTGTTCGGGAGCGGCGCGCCGAGTTCCCACCCGAACGTCGCCGTGATGGAGATTCTGACCCTCGACGTGCCCGAGGACGCCATGCGGAAGGTCTTCGACAAGAATCCGTCGCGGGTCGTCCCCGGCCTGTCGGCCGAGGGCGAGTGA
- the thsA gene encoding thermosome subunit alpha: protein MGGRPMFVLAEDTQRTHGRDAQTSNIAAGKAVSEAVRTTLGPRGMDKMLVTDTGDVTITNDGATILNTMDIEHPAAQMIVEVADAQEEEVGDGTTTAAVLAGELLAKAENLLDDDVHPTTIVEGYAQARDLAVQAVEDLTLDEETDDDLLRSVAESSMTGKGTGDVTTERLAEVVVDALRHAEGDEGVVRDNVRVHTQTGASSSATELVEGIVSDAERVNKNMPQSVEDATIAVVDEKLGVREAEIDAEYNVESVDQLTAAMDAEERQLRKYADDLEAAGVDVVFATDSIEDRVAASLADAGILAFEDVSDDEARAVATATGASRTGKVEDIEDADLGRADGVRVRTFGDEDLVFIEGGAAAEAVTLLVRGGTEHVVDELERALEDALDVVTAALDTGGVVPGAGATEIAIADRVRQEAAGVEGRKQLAVEAFADAVDVLPRTLAENTGMDPIDGLVDLRSGNEQSEGRAGIIATGENGEVGDPVEAGVLDPAAVKREALESATESATMIARIDDVIAAE from the coding sequence ATGGGCGGTCGACCGATGTTCGTCCTCGCCGAGGACACCCAGCGAACCCACGGTCGAGACGCCCAGACGTCGAACATCGCGGCCGGCAAGGCCGTGAGCGAGGCGGTACGGACCACGCTCGGCCCGCGCGGGATGGACAAGATGCTGGTCACGGACACCGGCGACGTGACCATCACCAACGACGGGGCGACCATCCTCAACACGATGGACATCGAGCACCCCGCCGCCCAGATGATCGTCGAGGTCGCCGACGCCCAGGAGGAGGAGGTCGGCGACGGCACGACCACCGCGGCGGTGCTGGCCGGCGAACTCCTCGCGAAGGCCGAGAACCTGCTCGACGACGACGTCCACCCGACGACCATCGTTGAGGGGTACGCCCAGGCCCGCGACCTCGCGGTCCAGGCCGTCGAGGACCTCACGCTTGACGAGGAGACCGACGACGACCTGCTCCGGTCGGTCGCCGAGTCGAGCATGACCGGCAAGGGGACCGGCGACGTGACCACCGAGCGACTCGCCGAAGTGGTCGTCGACGCGCTCCGCCACGCCGAGGGCGACGAGGGCGTGGTCCGGGACAACGTCCGCGTCCACACCCAGACCGGCGCCTCCTCGTCGGCCACCGAACTCGTCGAGGGCATCGTCAGCGACGCCGAGCGCGTCAACAAGAACATGCCCCAGTCGGTCGAGGACGCGACCATCGCGGTCGTCGACGAGAAACTCGGCGTGCGCGAGGCCGAGATCGACGCCGAGTACAACGTCGAGAGCGTCGACCAGCTCACAGCCGCGATGGACGCCGAGGAGCGCCAGCTCCGCAAGTACGCCGACGACCTCGAAGCGGCGGGCGTCGACGTGGTGTTCGCCACCGACTCCATCGAGGACCGCGTGGCCGCCTCGCTGGCCGACGCGGGCATCCTCGCCTTCGAAGACGTGAGCGACGACGAGGCTCGCGCCGTCGCCACGGCGACGGGCGCGAGCCGAACCGGCAAGGTCGAGGACATCGAGGACGCCGACCTCGGCCGGGCCGACGGCGTGCGGGTCCGGACGTTCGGCGACGAGGACCTCGTCTTCATCGAGGGCGGCGCGGCCGCCGAGGCCGTCACGCTCCTCGTGCGGGGCGGCACCGAGCACGTGGTCGACGAACTCGAACGCGCGCTCGAAGACGCGCTGGACGTCGTGACCGCGGCGCTCGACACCGGCGGCGTGGTCCCCGGCGCGGGCGCGACCGAGATCGCCATCGCCGACCGGGTCCGCCAGGAGGCCGCGGGCGTCGAGGGCCGCAAGCAACTCGCGGTCGAGGCGTTCGCCGACGCGGTCGACGTGCTCCCGCGCACCCTCGCGGAGAACACCGGGATGGACCCCATCGACGGCCTCGTCGACCTCCGCTCCGGGAACGAGCAGTCCGAGGGCCGCGCCGGCATCATCGCCACCGGCGAGAACGGCGAGGTCGGCGACCCCGTCGAGGCGGGCGTGCTCGACCCCGCGGCGGTCAAGCGCGAGGCGCTCGAGAGCGCCACCGAGTCCGCGACGATGATAGCCCGCATCGACGACGTCATCGCGGCGGAGTAG
- a CDS encoding DUF1801 domain-containing protein, whose translation MSASDPLTAQRVSELVMANRAIRAPYYGADHDEGVRFTDPEKGLQWGADVVPALMGLFRVERDARDDRAEGWVGFARHWRGGTLRVDFDLFSESDERDPILVVTAMSGREGEETVADEDLGEIELSDRVPTQEEWEERQKRYQAARRGDDTDGSAAVKAYIAALPGWKREVATRFDEIIEREVPDVRRAVRYHQPFYGVENRGWFASFSAFSKHVKLSFVSESYLEPEPPSGTAPERQALDVEETDTLDEEQVASWVRQAADDPGMGWS comes from the coding sequence ATGAGCGCGTCCGACCCACTCACGGCCCAGCGAGTCTCCGAACTCGTGATGGCGAACCGGGCGATCAGAGCACCATACTACGGTGCCGACCACGACGAGGGAGTTCGTTTCACGGACCCGGAAAAGGGGCTCCAATGGGGTGCCGACGTCGTTCCAGCCTTGATGGGTCTGTTCCGGGTCGAGCGAGACGCCCGTGACGACCGCGCCGAAGGCTGGGTGGGTTTTGCTCGCCACTGGCGAGGGGGGACGTTGCGGGTGGACTTCGACCTGTTCTCCGAGTCGGACGAGCGAGATCCAATTTTGGTCGTGACGGCGATGTCGGGCCGAGAGGGGGAGGAAACCGTCGCGGACGAAGACCTCGGGGAAATCGAGCTATCGGACCGGGTTCCGACGCAGGAGGAATGGGAGGAACGGCAGAAACGGTACCAGGCGGCGCGGAGAGGTGACGACACCGACGGGTCGGCGGCGGTGAAGGCGTACATTGCGGCGCTGCCGGGTTGGAAGCGCGAGGTCGCGACGCGATTCGACGAGATAATCGAACGCGAAGTGCCCGACGTGCGACGCGCCGTGAGGTATCACCAGCCGTTCTACGGCGTCGAGAACCGAGGGTGGTTCGCGTCGTTCAGTGCGTTCTCGAAACACGTGAAACTGTCCTTCGTGTCCGAGTCGTACCTCGAACCGGAGCCGCCCAGCGGGACGGCCCCCGAGAGACAGGCACTGGACGTGGAGGAGACGGATACGCTGGACGAGGAGCAGGTCGCTTCCTGGGTGCGACAGGCCGCCGACGATCCGGGGATGGGCTGGTCGTGA
- a CDS encoding SDR family oxidoreductase produces MSVELEPLEEQVIVITGASSGIGLTTARMAAERGARVVLAARSEDALEELTDEIRREGGQAAYVVADVRDRDDVRKIAETAEAEFGGFDTWVNVAGAFLYGRLDETPIEDMRDQFETNVWGLLYGSLEAADRLKERGGAIINIGSVVSDRAIPLQGSYSASKHAVKGFTDALRMELEEEGAPVSVTLVKPTSIDTPYPEHAKNYMDEEASLPPPIYAPETVARAILDAAERPQRDVLVGGGAKNLSQMGYYASRLTDVVMEKLFVPLQKGDRPPRAGTPDNIDEPTGELEERGDYEGHVSETSLYTRLAQRGRLRSAVAAGLGAVGLALYSRYRKRRGRDEESERTRRRRPVVAEQRRR; encoded by the coding sequence ATGAGCGTCGAACTCGAACCGCTCGAAGAACAGGTGATAGTGATCACGGGCGCGTCGTCGGGCATCGGCCTGACGACCGCCCGGATGGCGGCCGAGAGGGGCGCTCGCGTGGTGCTCGCCGCCCGGAGCGAGGACGCCCTGGAGGAGCTGACCGACGAGATTCGCCGGGAGGGCGGCCAGGCGGCGTACGTCGTCGCCGACGTCCGCGACCGCGACGACGTCCGTAAGATCGCCGAAACCGCCGAGGCTGAGTTCGGCGGCTTCGACACCTGGGTCAACGTCGCGGGCGCGTTCCTCTATGGGAGGCTGGACGAGACGCCGATAGAGGACATGCGCGACCAGTTCGAGACGAACGTCTGGGGCCTGTTGTACGGGTCGCTCGAAGCCGCCGACCGCCTCAAGGAGCGCGGCGGCGCGATAATCAACATCGGGAGCGTCGTCTCCGACCGCGCCATCCCGCTCCAGGGGAGTTACTCGGCCTCCAAACACGCCGTGAAGGGGTTCACCGACGCCCTGCGGATGGAACTGGAGGAGGAGGGCGCGCCCGTCTCCGTGACGCTGGTCAAACCGACGTCCATCGACACGCCGTACCCCGAACACGCGAAGAACTACATGGACGAGGAAGCCAGCCTGCCGCCGCCCATCTACGCTCCGGAGACGGTGGCGCGGGCGATTCTCGACGCCGCCGAACGACCCCAACGCGACGTGCTCGTCGGCGGCGGCGCGAAGAACCTCTCGCAGATGGGGTACTACGCGTCGCGGCTGACCGACGTCGTCATGGAGAAACTGTTCGTCCCGCTCCAGAAGGGCGACCGCCCGCCGCGGGCGGGAACGCCGGACAACATCGACGAGCCGACCGGCGAACTCGAAGAGCGCGGCGATTACGAGGGCCACGTCTCGGAGACGAGCCTCTACACTCGACTCGCCCAGCGCGGCCGGTTGCGGAGCGCGGTCGCCGCGGGCCTCGGGGCGGTCGGGTTGGCGCTGTACTCGCGCTACCGGAAGCGCCGCGGTCGGGACGAAGAGTCAGAGCGGACGCGACGACGCCGGCCGGTCGTCGCCGAGCAGCGCAGGCGGTAG